From the Carya illinoinensis cultivar Pawnee chromosome 4, C.illinoinensisPawnee_v1, whole genome shotgun sequence genome, one window contains:
- the LOC122306169 gene encoding glucose-1-phosphate adenylyltransferase small subunit, chloroplastic/amyloplastic yields the protein MASMAATVVHTLPCSNRSNASLSSSTSSSHEGRMSKAATLSFSASRLCSGDIKTAAFGALRRHTTNHPNPTPHVVSPKAVSDSKNSQTCLDPDASRSVLGIILGGGAGTRLYPLTKKRAKPAVPLGANYRLIDIPVSNCLNSNISKIYVLTQFNSASLNRHLSRAYASNVMGGYKNEGFVEVLAAQQSPENPNWFQGTADAVRQYLWLFEEHNVLEFLILAGDHLYRMDYERFIQAHRETDADITVAALPMDEKRATAFGLMKIDEEGRIVEFAEKPKGDQLKAMRVDTTILGLDDERAKEMPYIASMGIYVVSKNVMLDLLRDKFPGANDFGSEVIPGATSIGMRVQAYLYDGYWEDIGTIEAFYNANLGITKKPVPDFSFYDRSSPIYTQPRYLPPSKMLDADVTDSVIGEGCVIKNCKIHHSVVGLRSCISEGAVIEDTLLMGADYYETDADRRFLAAKGSVPIGIGKSSHIKRAIIDKNARIGDNVKIINGDNVQEAARETDGYFIKSGIVTVIKDALIPSGTVI from the exons ATGGCGTCCATGGCTGCCACCGTAGTCCATACACTACCATGCTCCAATCGATCCAACGCTTCTTTatcctcttccacatcctcCTCTCATGAGGGCCGTATGAGCAAAGCCGCGACTCTCTCATTCTCCGCTTCTCGTCTCTGCTCCGGCGACATCAAGACCGCTGCTTTTGGAGCCCTCCGTCGCCACACTACAAATCACCCCAACCCCACTCCCCACGTCGTCTCTCCCAAAGCCGTTTCAGATTCCAAAAACTCTCAGACTTGTCTCGACCCCGACGCCAGCAGA AGTGTTCTGGGGATAATACTCGGAGGCGGAGCTGGGACCCGGCTGTATCCGCTGACGAAGAAGCGTGCGAAGCCGGCGGTTCCTCTTGGGGCCAACTACAGGCTGATTGATATCCCCGTCAGCAACTGCCTCAACAGCAACATCTCCAAGATCTATGTGCTCACACAGTTCAATTCCGCCTCTCTCAACCGCCACCTCTCCCGGGCCTATGCCAGCAACGTCATGGGGGGTTACAAGAACGAGGGCTTTGTTGAGGTTCTCGCTGCCCAGCAGAGCCCCGAGAATCCTAATTGGTTCCAG GGTACTGCTGATGCCGTAAGGCAGTACTTGTGGCTGTTTGAGGAGCACAACGTGTTGGAATTCCTTATTCTTGCCGGTGACCATTTGTACCGGATGGATTATGAGAGGTTTATACAAGCACACAGAGAGACTGATGCCGATATCACTGTGGCTGCACTGCCCATGGATGAAAAGCGTGCCACCGCATTTGGTTTGATGAAGATTGATGAAGAAGGCCGCATTGTTGAGTTTGCTGAGAAACCCAAAGGAGACCAACTCAAAGCCATGAGGGTTGATACAACTATTTTGGGTCTGGACGATGAGAGAGCAAAGGAGATGCCTTACATCGCTAGTATGGGTATTTATGTTGTCAGCAAAAATGTCATGTTGGATCTGCTTCGAGACAAGTTCCCTGGAGCCAATGATTTCGGAAGCGAAGTTATTCCTGGTGCGACTTCCATTGGGATGAGA GTGCAAGCTTACTTGTATGATGGTTATTGGGAAGATATTGGTACGATTGAGGCTTTCTATAATGCAAATTTGGGGATCACAAAAAAACCAGTGccagattttag CTTCTATGATCGTTCATCTCCCATTTACACCCAACCACGGTATTTGCCTCCATCCAAAATGCTTGATGCTGATGTAACGGACAGCGTCATTGGTGAGGGTTGTGTAATAAAG AACTGCAAAATTCACCATTCTGTGGTTGGGCTTCGGTCTTGTATATCAGAGGGTGCAGTCATTGAAGACACACTATTGATGGGAGCTGATTACTATGAG ACGGATGCTGACAGGAGGTTCCTGGCTGCAAAGGGTAGTGTTCCAATAGGTATTGGCAAGAGCTCCCACATTAAAAGAGCTATAATTGACAAGAATGCTCGGATTGGGGACAATGTGAAG attaTTAATGGGGACAATGTGCAAGAAGCAGCAAGGGAAACGGATGGCTATTTCATTAAGAGTGGGATTGTCACGGTGATCAAGGACGCCTTGATTCCAAGTGGAACCGTAATCTAG